Below is a genomic region from Thermococcus sp..
GTCGTAGACCACGAGGAGCGAGGAGTAGGCAGGCACAACCTCCACGAGCCACTCAAAATCGGCCTTTTCTATTGCCCTCGCTATTGCGTGCACTCTGGCGTTTATTTCTTCGCTTATGGTCTCGCCGAGGGTGATCAGAAGGGCTGAGTCACCGGCGGGCTTTAGTTTTATTTTCTTCATTTTTCTTACTCCCCTTATCTGATTGGCTCTCGATATATTTTAAAATTTTAAAGCCTTAGATAATAGTTAGTAATAAGCATAGAGGCTGAGCTCAATGAGTGCTTCGGATGAAGTTAAAGAATTAATAATTTCAGGTTGGGGTATTTTACTTATGCTAGCATTTACTGCCCTACTTGTGGGATTGTTTTATTCTCTTGG
It encodes:
- a CDS encoding carboxyltransferase domain-containing protein, whose product is MKLKPAGDSALLITLGETISEEINARVHAIARAIEKADFEWLVEVVPAYSSLLVVYD